The following proteins are co-located in the Mesorhizobium australicum WSM2073 genome:
- a CDS encoding type II secretion system F family protein, with protein MPTGQALLYFIYMLAAASVILAGEALYLSFAGRRSRSLAVNRRLKRLAGDVPAEQTLQGLLRERGLTDSGDFLFGMVWLNRLYTQSGITGNPLTFAATFLLAGLAVALLLVFFNFSALASLIVFLVLGLVLPLLVLRRARNKRIRKFAKQLPDALDMIVRSLRAGHPASVAIGLVAREMPDPLGTEFGIVSDEITFGLSIEQAVRKLSQRVGFEGLQLLSVSLSIQAKTGGNLTEILANLSSVLRERQKLRMKIRALSAEGRVSAWIISLFPIVMFFTLQILAPAYYGAVWGNPLVFPIFLLFGLWALLGDFIMYRMVTFDF; from the coding sequence ATGCCGACCGGTCAAGCTCTGCTGTACTTCATCTACATGCTGGCGGCAGCTTCGGTCATTCTCGCCGGCGAAGCCCTGTATCTTTCATTTGCCGGCCGCCGCTCCCGGTCCCTGGCAGTTAACCGCCGATTGAAGCGGCTCGCTGGCGACGTCCCGGCCGAACAAACGTTACAGGGGTTGCTGCGAGAACGCGGCCTCACGGACTCGGGCGATTTTCTTTTCGGTATGGTTTGGTTGAACAGGCTCTATACCCAGTCCGGTATCACCGGAAATCCATTGACCTTCGCCGCAACATTTCTGCTTGCAGGGCTGGCGGTGGCATTGCTGCTGGTATTCTTCAATTTTTCCGCTTTGGCATCGCTCATCGTCTTTCTGGTCCTAGGGCTTGTCCTGCCGCTTCTCGTTCTCCGGCGTGCCCGCAACAAGCGAATCCGGAAATTCGCCAAACAGCTGCCGGATGCGCTGGACATGATCGTTCGTTCGCTGCGCGCCGGACACCCGGCTTCGGTCGCGATCGGTCTGGTCGCGCGCGAAATGCCCGATCCGCTCGGTACCGAGTTCGGCATCGTCTCCGACGAGATCACCTTTGGCCTCAGCATCGAGCAGGCCGTGCGAAAGCTTTCGCAACGTGTCGGCTTCGAGGGCCTTCAGCTGCTGTCGGTATCGCTGTCGATCCAGGCCAAGACGGGCGGCAATTTGACCGAAATTCTCGCCAATCTTTCCTCGGTTCTGCGTGAGCGGCAGAAATTGCGAATGAAAATCAGGGCGCTTTCAGCTGAAGGTCGCGTCTCCGCGTGGATCATTTCCTTGTTTCCTATTGTGATGTTCTTCACACTTCAAATCCTTGCCCCGGCCTATTACGGCGCCGTCTGGGGCAACCCGCTGGTCTTCCCGATATTTCTGCTTTTTGGGTTGTGGGCGCTGCTTGGCGACTTCATCATGTACCGGATGGTTACTTTCGATTTTTGA
- a CDS encoding beta-xylosidase: MIEAAMIWNEPNNKSHWDPELDPDWSRFARMAVLSADAIASENPALTKMLGGISPIDPGFITRMKEFGVLDHVDAVAVHGFPLDWNLWQIQEWPQKIGEIATVTDLPIWVSEVGVSTFGAEEIQVWGLKRTAELLLGNAPRIQWYSLYDLPREWEATTRHREAEGSSYYRHFHMGLLRQDGTPKPALEEFLRYTPAMGLVQWFHFEDPRLDDAVAWMKRLGVTNMRTGLSWADSFRPNALDWFDRQMEALAAFDVTVTFCFTPEHRGMMPHHTSPPLVPEEFAEFCATMIRRYAPGMTSASLPTQRASAA, encoded by the coding sequence ATGATTGAAGCCGCGATGATCTGGAACGAGCCCAACAACAAATCGCATTGGGACCCCGAGCTCGACCCCGATTGGAGCCGCTTTGCCAGGATGGCAGTCCTGTCGGCGGACGCGATCGCATCCGAGAACCCGGCTCTGACAAAAATGCTTGGCGGCATCTCGCCGATAGACCCCGGCTTTATCACGCGCATGAAGGAATTCGGCGTGCTGGACCATGTTGACGCCGTCGCTGTTCACGGCTTTCCCCTCGACTGGAACCTGTGGCAAATTCAGGAATGGCCGCAGAAGATCGGTGAGATCGCGACCGTCACCGACCTCCCCATCTGGGTCAGCGAGGTCGGCGTATCGACCTTCGGGGCCGAGGAAATACAGGTCTGGGGGCTCAAGCGCACCGCCGAATTGCTGCTCGGCAACGCACCGCGAATCCAGTGGTACAGCCTCTATGACCTTCCGCGCGAATGGGAAGCAACGACGCGGCACCGCGAGGCGGAGGGATCTTCCTATTACCGCCATTTCCACATGGGGCTGCTGCGCCAGGACGGTACGCCAAAACCGGCGCTGGAAGAATTCCTACGCTACACACCCGCAATGGGCCTGGTGCAGTGGTTTCATTTCGAGGACCCGCGGCTGGACGATGCCGTCGCCTGGATGAAGCGGCTCGGCGTGACCAATATGCGCACGGGGCTTTCCTGGGCCGATAGCTTCAGGCCGAATGCGTTGGACTGGTTCGACCGACAGATGGAAGCACTCGCCGCTTTCGACGTCACGGTCACCTTCTGCTTCACGCCCGAGCATCGCGGAATGATGCCTCACCACACCAGCCCTCCGCTGGTACCCGAGGAATTCGCCGAGTTCTGTGCAACGATGATCCGCCGCTACGCGCCCGGCATGACGTCCGCCTCGCTCCCGACGCAGCGGGCCTCGGCTGCGTGA
- a CDS encoding glycosyltransferase — MTLTVLNVAYPLAPVGPDAVGGAEQVLSMLDRALVGAGHRSIVVGCRGSSASGTLVEIPAEGGVLDEVAKSRAQQAHRTAIAAARARWPINVVHLHGIDFDAYLPDDGPTLVTLHLPLDWYPAGALQPTRDDLWLHAVSAAQQKTAPPGAKLAPPIPNGVDIEALSLLQPKRDFALVLSRICPEKGIHLALDAAKQAGVPLVVGGKVYPYETHTRYFHDEVQPRLDGRRRFLGPLGFTAKRRFLNAARCLVIPSLAAETSSLVAMEALACGTPVIAFPNGALPDVIEHGKTGFLVNTIDEMAQAIVAASSLDAETCRAEARRRFSLERMISSYMDAYQALARLGTDAGRLAVTP, encoded by the coding sequence ATGACGCTCACCGTCCTCAACGTCGCCTATCCCCTCGCGCCTGTCGGACCGGATGCGGTCGGGGGTGCCGAACAGGTCCTGTCGATGCTCGATCGGGCACTGGTCGGCGCGGGTCATCGGTCTATCGTCGTCGGCTGCCGGGGCTCCAGCGCGAGCGGCACGCTTGTGGAAATTCCGGCGGAAGGCGGCGTACTCGACGAGGTGGCGAAGAGCCGCGCGCAGCAGGCTCATCGAACCGCGATCGCCGCTGCCCGCGCCAGGTGGCCGATCAATGTGGTTCATCTGCATGGCATCGATTTCGATGCCTATCTGCCCGACGATGGCCCGACCTTGGTGACCCTTCACCTGCCGCTGGACTGGTATCCGGCCGGGGCCTTGCAGCCGACGCGCGACGACCTGTGGCTTCATGCAGTCTCGGCCGCCCAGCAGAAAACCGCGCCACCCGGCGCCAAACTGGCCCCGCCAATTCCGAATGGAGTAGACATAGAGGCGCTCAGCCTGCTGCAGCCGAAGCGCGACTTCGCACTGGTCCTGAGCCGCATCTGCCCGGAAAAGGGCATCCACCTGGCGCTGGACGCGGCCAAGCAGGCAGGTGTACCGCTGGTTGTCGGCGGTAAGGTCTATCCCTATGAAACGCACACGCGTTACTTTCACGACGAGGTCCAACCTCGCCTCGATGGCCGCCGCCGCTTTCTTGGTCCGCTCGGTTTCACCGCCAAGCGGCGCTTTCTCAACGCAGCACGCTGTCTGGTCATCCCGAGCCTTGCCGCCGAGACCAGCTCCCTTGTCGCCATGGAGGCGCTGGCCTGCGGCACACCGGTGATCGCCTTTCCGAATGGTGCGCTTCCGGACGTGATCGAGCACGGCAAGACCGGTTTTCTCGTCAATACGATCGACGAGATGGCACAAGCCATCGTTGCGGCGTCAAGCCTGGACGCCGAGACATGCCGCGCCGAGGCGCGACGGCGGTTCTCGCTGGAGCGAATGATCTCGTCTTACATGGATGCCTATCAGGCGCTGGCGCGACTTGGCACCGATGCCGGGCGCCTCGCCGTCACGCCGTGA
- a CDS encoding sigma-70 family RNA polymerase sigma factor: MADQETNEVSIVELIPAMRAFARTFCRVPDDADDLVQETLTKGLANIDKFEPGTRMKSWLFTIMRNTYYTRVKIAAREAPGLLDCASSRPISEATQEWSVQSKEVHAAIQKLPEHQREVLMLIGVLGVSYEETAEICGCAVGTVKSRLNRARANILELLGESSLQTLIERRNHLSDGQLDMEGDSRR; the protein is encoded by the coding sequence TTGGCCGACCAAGAAACCAATGAAGTTTCCATCGTTGAGCTCATACCCGCCATGCGGGCTTTCGCGCGCACCTTCTGCCGCGTCCCCGACGATGCCGACGATCTGGTACAGGAGACACTGACCAAGGGTCTCGCCAACATCGACAAGTTCGAACCCGGCACACGCATGAAGTCGTGGCTCTTCACCATCATGCGCAACACGTACTACACCCGGGTCAAGATCGCTGCCCGGGAAGCGCCAGGCCTGCTCGACTGCGCATCGTCCCGACCGATTTCGGAAGCCACCCAGGAATGGAGCGTTCAAAGCAAGGAAGTCCACGCCGCCATACAAAAGTTACCGGAACACCAACGCGAGGTTCTGATGCTGATTGGCGTTCTGGGGGTGAGTTATGAAGAAACGGCCGAGATATGCGGCTGCGCGGTGGGGACGGTAAAAAGTCGGCTGAACCGTGCCCGCGCCAATATTCTCGAGTTGCTTGGGGAGAGTTCGTTGCAGACACTAATCGAAAGACGAAATCATCTATCGGATGGTCAACTCGATATGGAGGGTGACAGCCGCAGATAA
- a CDS encoding catalase, which produces MAKSARRSARQSASGQEPDSARGNGGELHQIAGGETPTLTTALGTPVSDDQNTLRIGERGPALIEDSHFREKIFHFDHERIPERVVHARGYGAHGYFETYESLAKYTRADIFQRAGEKTPAFVRFSTVAGNKGSFDLARDVRGFAVKLYTREGNWDLVGNNIPVFFIQDAIKFPDLIHAAKQEPDRAFPQAQTAHDNFWDFISLMPESMHMVMWIMSDRAIPRSFRFMQGFGVHTFRLVNAKDESTFVKFIWKPKLGMQSVVWNEAVKINGADPDFHRRDLWDAIQSGNFPEWELTVQLFDQAFADSFDFDILDATKIIPEEVLEPIPVGRLVLDRMPDNFFAETEQVAFMTQNVPPGIDFSNDPLLQGRNFSYLDTQLKRLGSPNFTHLPINAPKCPFAHFQQDGHMAMRNPVGRANYEPNSWGLGPREDPQRGFRSFADAEDGQKVRLRAESFADHYSQARQFFNSQTPPEQRHIAMALTFELSKVQAPAIRERMVSHLLNIDETLATTVADKLGIRNMPDPAEAAVPTRDDLPPSPALSIIENGPDSFKGRKVGVLLSNGTDPALFEELRSAIETEGAVMEVIAPKVGGVDAADGTHIEARHMIDGGPSVLFDAVVLLLSEEGAEMLLDEAAAKDFVSDAFAHCKFIGFTAAAQPLLAKAGVAPDADEGLIGLDTAGSVKTFIEACRKLRLWARETAVKL; this is translated from the coding sequence ATGGCCAAATCCGCCCGTCGCTCCGCTCGCCAATCGGCAAGTGGTCAGGAACCGGATAGCGCGCGCGGAAACGGCGGGGAATTGCACCAGATCGCCGGGGGTGAGACGCCCACCCTGACCACGGCGCTCGGAACACCCGTCTCCGACGATCAAAACACATTGCGGATCGGCGAACGCGGACCAGCGCTGATCGAGGACTCTCATTTTCGCGAGAAGATTTTCCACTTCGACCACGAACGCATTCCCGAAAGGGTCGTCCATGCCCGGGGCTACGGCGCGCATGGTTACTTCGAGACCTACGAGTCTCTGGCCAAATACACACGTGCCGATATTTTCCAGAGGGCCGGCGAAAAGACACCGGCTTTCGTGCGCTTCTCGACGGTTGCCGGCAACAAAGGCTCGTTCGATCTCGCCCGCGACGTCCGCGGCTTCGCGGTCAAGCTCTACACCAGGGAAGGCAATTGGGATCTGGTCGGCAACAATATCCCGGTCTTCTTCATCCAGGACGCGATCAAGTTTCCCGATCTGATCCATGCCGCCAAACAGGAGCCGGACCGGGCCTTTCCTCAAGCCCAGACCGCTCACGATAATTTCTGGGACTTCATCAGCCTGATGCCGGAATCGATGCACATGGTGATGTGGATCATGTCGGATCGCGCGATCCCGCGCTCCTTCCGCTTCATGCAGGGCTTTGGCGTCCACACGTTCCGCCTGGTCAACGCGAAAGACGAATCCACCTTCGTCAAATTCATCTGGAAGCCAAAGCTCGGCATGCAATCGGTGGTCTGGAATGAGGCGGTCAAGATCAATGGCGCCGATCCAGACTTTCACCGTCGCGATCTGTGGGACGCCATCCAGTCCGGCAATTTCCCGGAATGGGAGTTGACGGTGCAATTGTTCGATCAGGCGTTTGCCGACAGCTTCGACTTCGACATTCTGGACGCAACCAAGATCATTCCTGAAGAGGTGCTCGAACCAATCCCGGTCGGGCGGCTGGTGCTTGACCGGATGCCGGATAATTTCTTCGCGGAGACCGAGCAGGTTGCCTTCATGACGCAGAATGTGCCGCCCGGAATTGACTTCTCCAACGATCCGCTTCTGCAGGGCCGCAACTTCTCCTATCTCGATACCCAGTTGAAACGGCTGGGCAGCCCGAACTTTACCCATCTCCCGATCAATGCGCCGAAGTGCCCGTTCGCCCATTTCCAACAGGACGGACACATGGCTATGCGCAATCCTGTCGGTCGCGCCAACTATGAACCGAATTCATGGGGGCTGGGACCGCGCGAGGATCCGCAACGCGGCTTTCGTTCCTTCGCCGATGCCGAAGACGGGCAGAAGGTGCGTCTGCGCGCGGAAAGCTTCGCCGATCACTACAGCCAGGCCCGGCAATTCTTCAACAGCCAGACACCGCCGGAGCAGCGCCACATCGCCATGGCGCTGACCTTCGAATTGAGCAAGGTCCAGGCACCGGCGATCCGCGAACGCATGGTTTCGCATCTGCTGAACATCGACGAAACCCTGGCGACCACCGTCGCCGACAAGCTCGGCATTCGGAATATGCCCGACCCTGCGGAGGCAGCCGTTCCGACGCGCGACGACCTGCCGCCTTCGCCGGCGCTCAGCATCATCGAGAACGGGCCTGACAGTTTCAAGGGCCGCAAGGTCGGCGTCTTGCTCAGCAATGGAACCGACCCCGCGCTGTTCGAAGAGCTCCGTTCCGCCATCGAAACGGAGGGCGCGGTGATGGAGGTGATCGCGCCCAAGGTGGGCGGCGTCGATGCGGCCGACGGCACCCACATCGAGGCCAGACACATGATCGACGGCGGCCCGTCTGTGTTGTTCGACGCCGTGGTGCTGCTCCTCTCGGAGGAGGGTGCCGAGATGCTGCTCGACGAGGCGGCCGCGAAGGACTTCGTGTCAGATGCGTTCGCGCATTGCAAATTCATCGGCTTCACAGCGGCGGCCCAACCTCTCCTGGCCAAGGCGGGCGTGGCGCCCGATGCCGATGAGGGGCTGATCGGGCTTGATACCGCAGGTTCCGTGAAGACGTTTATAGAGGCTTGCCGCAAACTGCGGCTGTGGGCACGGGAAACCGCTGTCAAGCTTTGA
- a CDS encoding type II secretion system F family protein, whose amino-acid sequence MFSNIQDLGFLVSIAVFVAAVSFFLFGALVFLPALQTRKLVAQSLMGEGITDRRSMLGQDQLAKLAAQRPVDAYFKSIEKEREEPNALEAKLFRAGFYQASAPLTYTLSRLVAVCVGFLAMYAILSRVLPPNLPGFITLAGSALFGLACMIVPSILLDRFENSQKQIYRRAFPDFMDMMITCADAGMSLEGAVERVSHEMAATHKWLGIQLSIMNLQLRAGKPLREALRELSDRIGLDEARALAVLFRQSEELGTSLTDALRVYSAEMRGQRILSAEERANSLPVKMMIPLGLCIFPVVMMVIMLPVIIRMKGIFF is encoded by the coding sequence TTGTTTTCGAACATTCAGGACCTGGGCTTCTTGGTGTCCATTGCCGTCTTTGTGGCAGCGGTGTCTTTCTTCCTGTTCGGTGCGCTTGTCTTCCTGCCGGCTCTGCAGACACGAAAGCTCGTCGCACAGAGCCTGATGGGCGAAGGAATTACAGATCGCCGATCGATGCTGGGACAAGACCAGCTTGCCAAGCTTGCGGCGCAACGGCCGGTCGATGCCTACTTCAAGTCGATCGAGAAGGAGCGGGAAGAGCCCAATGCCCTCGAGGCGAAACTCTTTCGCGCCGGCTTTTATCAAGCAAGCGCACCGCTGACTTATACGCTGTCCCGCCTTGTCGCGGTATGCGTTGGTTTTCTGGCAATGTATGCGATCCTGTCGCGGGTTCTGCCGCCGAACCTGCCGGGTTTCATCACTCTTGCCGGTTCTGCCCTGTTCGGCCTCGCCTGCATGATAGTTCCCTCCATTCTGCTCGACCGTTTCGAGAACAGCCAGAAACAAATCTATCGTCGGGCATTCCCCGACTTCATGGATATGATGATCACTTGTGCCGATGCCGGCATGAGCCTGGAGGGGGCAGTCGAACGCGTCAGCCATGAAATGGCCGCCACCCACAAATGGCTGGGAATACAGCTGTCGATCATGAATTTGCAACTGCGCGCTGGCAAGCCGCTGCGAGAGGCGTTGCGCGAACTCTCGGACCGCATTGGCCTTGATGAGGCGAGGGCGCTGGCCGTGCTGTTCCGGCAGTCTGAGGAACTTGGCACCAGCCTCACCGACGCTTTGCGTGTTTATAGTGCGGAGATGCGTGGGCAACGAATCCTGAGTGCCGAGGAACGGGCCAATTCTCTTCCCGTCAAAATGATGATCCCGTTGGGGTTGTGCATCTTCCCGGTCGTCATGATGGTCATCATGTTGCCGGTGATAATTCGGATGAAAGGCATTTTCTTCTAA
- a CDS encoding prepilin peptidase — MLLTEAIVLKILAAGLLARIAWLDFTTQKISNRDVLLLLCLGLGSLLLLSLQSRSWWDMGLSAMAGLLLFLALFPFWLLRKIGAGDVKLLAVVPLLIGGSGLTVFSLLLLVFALATALVVKNPLLLPQSAFRVYVQHLDQRGVVPFGVPISAAAICTIALQIYWSFVLANSSGILGQLN, encoded by the coding sequence GTGCTGCTGACTGAAGCGATAGTGCTCAAGATCCTGGCCGCGGGCCTGCTCGCACGGATTGCCTGGCTCGACTTCACCACCCAGAAAATATCCAACCGCGACGTGCTGCTGCTGCTGTGCCTGGGACTTGGATCGCTCCTGCTTTTGTCGCTTCAATCCAGGTCCTGGTGGGATATGGGCTTGAGCGCGATGGCCGGCCTGTTGCTGTTTCTGGCGCTCTTCCCATTCTGGTTGCTGCGCAAGATCGGCGCCGGCGACGTCAAGCTGCTGGCGGTCGTGCCGCTTCTGATCGGCGGTAGTGGCCTGACGGTATTTTCGCTGCTGCTGCTGGTATTCGCGCTCGCCACGGCCCTGGTCGTGAAAAACCCGCTCCTGCTGCCTCAAAGTGCCTTCCGCGTCTACGTCCAGCATCTCGATCAGAGGGGTGTGGTGCCTTTCGGCGTGCCGATTTCGGCGGCCGCGATCTGCACGATAGCGCTCCAGATCTACTGGAGTTTTGTCCTGGCCAACAGCTCTGGTATCCTCGGCCAGCTCAACTAA
- a CDS encoding class I SAM-dependent methyltransferase, with translation MADGVCAEAVVARLALHLQTGIRAADLAKIVLDIVPSNARDAERLQEVAGLLRRKPDIFATLRATGAAVRHTRDDGETGAAVVTRLASSFDAAAAISETASVQLASLGDEERLSATTDEVVAWLKQQDFSGTRRDILDIGCGIGRFEHALSNSFNRMIGIDISSRMISIASERCAALGNVELRQTSGLDLSEFDDGSFDCVLAVDSFPYLVLAGMAEGHFDEIARVLKRPGWLALLNYSYRGSLSWDRADVGRLAEAHQMRVVINGEKPFRSWDGEAFLLARGGGTLLRAASSDVEPEAPKIGTDPKEEIMAPGAKKHRPREAARR, from the coding sequence ATGGCGGATGGTGTCTGCGCCGAAGCAGTCGTCGCCAGGCTGGCGCTTCACCTGCAGACGGGGATCAGGGCGGCGGACCTGGCAAAGATCGTGCTGGATATCGTTCCGTCGAATGCGCGAGACGCGGAAAGGCTGCAAGAGGTAGCCGGGTTGCTTCGCCGCAAGCCAGATATCTTTGCCACATTGCGAGCGACGGGAGCGGCCGTTCGGCACACACGCGACGACGGGGAGACCGGTGCCGCCGTCGTCACGCGGCTGGCCTCGAGCTTCGATGCGGCGGCAGCGATTTCGGAGACAGCAAGTGTCCAGCTCGCATCCCTAGGGGATGAGGAAAGGCTCTCGGCCACGACCGACGAAGTCGTCGCCTGGCTCAAGCAGCAGGACTTCTCCGGAACCCGCCGGGATATTCTGGACATTGGTTGTGGCATCGGCCGTTTCGAGCATGCGCTTTCCAACTCCTTCAACCGCATGATCGGCATCGATATATCCTCGCGGATGATCTCCATCGCCTCCGAACGGTGCGCCGCGCTGGGCAATGTCGAGTTGCGGCAAACCTCCGGTCTCGATTTGAGCGAATTCGACGACGGCAGTTTCGATTGCGTGCTGGCGGTCGACAGCTTTCCTTATCTGGTTCTGGCGGGCATGGCCGAGGGGCATTTCGATGAGATCGCACGCGTTCTGAAACGGCCTGGCTGGCTCGCCTTGCTGAACTATTCCTATCGCGGATCGCTTTCGTGGGACCGCGCTGATGTCGGCCGCCTGGCGGAAGCTCACCAAATGCGGGTCGTCATCAATGGCGAGAAGCCGTTTCGGTCATGGGATGGCGAGGCTTTCCTACTTGCTCGAGGCGGCGGAACATTACTGCGCGCCGCCAGTTCGGACGTCGAACCAGAGGCGCCGAAGATCGGCACCGACCCGAAGGAGGAAATCATGGCACCCGGCGCCAAGAAACATCGGCCGCGTGAAGCAGCACGGCGATGA
- a CDS encoding tetratricopeptide repeat protein encodes MTGPTRLATVVAASLLLAALAGCQTNGADTTGGVVRTNEPSKGDVTSFGDAFDGLKTVSDVEYYASDQAVAEAKNQFRAENYGNSGALFFKATQLAPNDGGAWMGLAASCDRIHRFDLADRAYGRAFKLMGPSPEYYNNVGYSDLLRGKLQDARSNFLKAYELAPNDPTVANNLKLLSSSVQNIER; translated from the coding sequence ATGACAGGGCCAACGCGCCTCGCAACCGTCGTCGCTGCCAGTCTGTTGTTGGCGGCGCTTGCCGGCTGCCAGACAAACGGTGCGGACACCACTGGTGGGGTCGTGCGCACCAACGAACCCTCGAAAGGCGATGTGACGTCGTTTGGCGACGCCTTCGACGGATTGAAGACCGTCAGCGACGTCGAATATTATGCCTCGGACCAGGCCGTCGCGGAGGCCAAGAACCAGTTCCGCGCCGAAAACTACGGCAATTCCGGCGCCTTGTTCTTCAAGGCGACGCAACTGGCGCCCAATGACGGCGGCGCCTGGATGGGCTTGGCCGCTTCCTGCGACCGCATCCACCGCTTCGACCTTGCCGACCGCGCCTATGGCCGCGCGTTCAAGCTGATGGGGCCGTCGCCCGAATATTACAACAATGTCGGCTATTCCGATCTGCTGCGCGGCAAGCTGCAGGATGCACGCAGCAATTTCCTCAAGGCCTATGAATTGGCGCCCAACGATCCGACCGTCGCCAACAATCTGAAGCTGCTCTCGTCCAGCGTGCAGAACATCGAGCGCTGA
- a CDS encoding GNAT family N-acetyltransferase produces MLRGQIIDDPAQFDALATDWWGLWEQSSSATPFQSPAWLVPWWRTFGPGDLATVAVWRGSDLIGLAPLYLEHRTAGSKLLPVGISLSDYLDILCVPGTEDQVAAIVAEKILSVGWSQWILSDLPEGGAGLAIAHPDLKAGRPAAHGACPVLAIAGDDTLAGCVPSRRRRQLRRARQAASRRGRIALSSARGDPQTFLDQLIRLHDARWAGHGGGVLADAAAEEFHRRSLPLLDARGLVRCWLLAIDGRTVGAYYGFHHRGRAYAYLGGFDPAYAEESPGAILIGHAIAESIREGAREFDFLRGQEAYKYGWGAIDRWTMRRVWTRS; encoded by the coding sequence GTGTTGCGCGGTCAGATCATCGATGATCCGGCGCAATTCGATGCGCTTGCGACGGATTGGTGGGGACTGTGGGAGCAGAGTTCCTCGGCGACGCCGTTTCAATCTCCTGCGTGGCTGGTGCCATGGTGGCGCACATTCGGGCCCGGCGACCTGGCGACGGTCGCGGTCTGGCGCGGAAGCGACCTGATAGGGCTAGCGCCGCTTTATCTAGAGCACCGAACCGCCGGCTCGAAACTGCTTCCGGTCGGCATTTCGCTCAGCGACTATCTGGATATCCTGTGTGTTCCCGGCACCGAAGACCAGGTCGCGGCCATTGTTGCCGAAAAGATCCTCTCGGTCGGCTGGTCGCAGTGGATCCTGTCGGATTTGCCTGAAGGCGGCGCCGGTCTTGCGATTGCGCATCCCGATCTGAAGGCGGGGCGGCCAGCCGCTCATGGTGCTTGCCCCGTGCTCGCCATCGCCGGAGACGATACCCTTGCAGGCTGTGTACCCTCCCGGCGCCGGCGCCAGTTGCGACGGGCGCGGCAGGCCGCATCCAGACGCGGCCGGATCGCGTTGTCGTCGGCACGGGGCGATCCCCAAACCTTCCTCGATCAGTTGATCCGCCTGCACGACGCGCGCTGGGCCGGACACGGAGGTGGCGTGTTGGCCGACGCGGCTGCAGAGGAATTCCACAGGCGCTCACTTCCCTTGCTCGACGCTCGCGGCCTGGTCCGATGCTGGCTTTTGGCAATCGATGGCAGGACGGTCGGGGCCTATTACGGCTTCCACCATCGCGGTCGTGCCTATGCCTATCTCGGGGGCTTCGACCCCGCCTATGCCGAAGAGAGCCCAGGGGCGATCCTGATCGGCCACGCGATCGCGGAATCGATCCGCGAAGGTGCGCGCGAGTTCGATTTCCTGCGCGGCCAGGAAGCCTACAAATATGGCTGGGGCGCCATCGACAGGTGGACGATGCGCAGGGTCTGGACGCGGAGTTGA